A genomic segment from Conger conger chromosome 2, fConCon1.1, whole genome shotgun sequence encodes:
- the sirt7 gene encoding NAD-dependent protein deacetylase sirtuin-7 → MEEELVAQLGVSSRTERKAQERAQILQRENQRKTFKLVAKILKKSELERTAEDEAVLQLHQDTASELCKRQTRRNSLKRKQEEVTDSAEDLRDKVRDLAEAVRQAKHLVVYTGISTAASIPDYRGPEGVWTQLRRGRAVSSLDLSEAEPTLTHMCIRALQREELVQHVVSQNCDGLHLRSGLPRRALSELHGNMFIEVCCSCSPVREFVRLFDVTERTALRRHRTERACPHCGAELRDTIVHFGERGTLDQPLNWTGAAQAAERADVIVCLGSSLKVLKKYTCLWSMSRPASRRPKLYIVNLQWTPKDDLATLKIHGKCDDVMRLLMTELGVQIPAYDKTEDPIFLLATPLRPEEEFSHTRKVLAPPAGLEERMQGSQGQAGGTVVQGGWFGRGYSKGTKKKKRPST, encoded by the exons ATGGAGGAGGAATTGGTAGCGCAGCTCGGCGTGTCTTCCCGAACCGAGAGAAAGGCACAGGAGAGAGCCCAGATCCTACAGCGGGAGAACCAGAGGAAGACTTTTAAACTG GTGGCGAAGATCCTGAAGAAGTCTGAGCTCGAGCGCACGGCGGAGGACGAGGCCGTGTTGCAGCTGCATCAGGACACCGCGAGCGAGCTCTGCAAGCGGCAGACCCGCCGGAACTCTCTGAAGCGGAAACAGGAGGAG GTGACTGACAGTGCGGAGGATCTCCGGGATAAAGTGCGGGACCTGGCAGAAGCTGTCCGTCAAGCCAAGCACCTCGTGGTGTACACCGGCATCAGCACG GCGGCGTCCATCCCGGACTACAGAGGGCCGGAGGGGGTGTGGACCCAGCTGCGCCGGGGCCGCgctgtgag TTCATTGGACCTGAGTGAGGCGGAGCCTACACTGACGCACATGTGCATCAGAGCGCTGCAAAGGGAGGAGCTG GTGCAGCATGTGGTCTCTCAGAACTGTGATGGGCTGCACTTGCGCAGTGGGCTCCCCCGACGCGCCCTGTCAGAGCTGCACGGCAACATGTTCATCGAG GTGTGCTGTTCCTGCTCTCCGGTGCGGGAGTTTGTGCGGCTCTTCGACGTGACGGAGCGGACCGCCCTGCGGAGGCATCGCACGGAGCGGGCCTGCCCTCACTGTGGGGCGGAGCTACGCGACACCATCGTGCATTTCGGGGAGCGGGGCACCCTGGACCAGCCCCTCAACTGGACCGGCGCCGCCCAGGCAGCGGAGCGGGCCGATGTCATCGTCTGCCTGGGCTCCAGCCTCAAG GTGCTGAAGAAGTACACCTGTCTGTGGAGCATGAGCCGCCCGGCGAGCAGACGACCCAAACTCTACATCGTCAACTTACAG TGGACCCCGAAAGATGACCTGGCGACCCTGAAGATCCACGGGAAGTGTGATGATGTCATGCGTCTCCTGATGACGGAACTGGGCGTCCAGATCCCTGCCTACGACAA GACAGAGGACCCTATCTTCCTCCTGGCCACACCACTGAGACCGGAGGAAGAGTTCAGCCACACCCGTAAAGTCCTagctccccctgcaggcctGGAGGAGCGCATGCAGGGCTCCCAGGGCCAGGCAGGGGGGACGGTGGTTCAGGGAGGTTGGTTTGGGCGTGGCTACTCCAAAGgcacgaagaagaagaagaggccaTCAACTTAA
- the si:ch73-100l22.3 gene encoding uncharacterized protein si:ch73-100l22.3, which produces MESYEDFIRTRLSRLLGKGSEQGREPPCRGSSVICFHGVPILPPLLTAESREEMLKHRTDAQGVVDRRNTSEMGRRMLHLRELLDSVQLRRAPTLREFLGDGALARACEGAESQRGCHGDPSPSRPLTSTARGDAPGAPGLAAEGDVSLWGGWGGRGERGERGGAPRGASEFLPAAETHGDFSHRSASSGYATHDNTEVAEGHAEVAGGHAEVTEGHAEVAEGHAEVAGGHAEVKKDHAEVVGGHAEVEDSYAGVAVGTGQNTGQSAGGLSRAGLSGAGLGGVGGPSRLSLQTLLERSQECRQRQRQLRSARAHSRSDKENQPGPGPLQRDRRERRTGLGRAAGGPVRTRGQGPARPRGLELGGRSSSEEGGSLWAVPAAHGVQRRELEGPSDEPPQVETPPAVPEATPSVTKAPPHNRAAPPTDTKATPTGRKTPPPTLEIPPPGLSDRFGFVPSPQFCTSPIHCRKTGRPPPRKLPVNTALSAGGGHRGRQSGATLTDAPPKEEEEAPASQRAVRAERASQPRPVPSLAQRRRVPDLFRKVPGAAGLQQAPVLPEGGNQDDPSAKRSYDVETPSALWPQGQGQGQGHGQGQGQDSRAKRRLLMNTTSQWGHRPQSSTPKGWVSVLCSQQAHTHTGPLQALQHKQELQLQEVLQRLSLQGVSVLGPSPSSGVRCVVTRSPLEPLPLEQPSEPRPLLQPCSSRCAPPAWRPLVAAAVRGFLTRRLLRTERLAQLQRTVKDSQQVLQALQAQTPGRGTLGGRQDLLLLERVLLQLRSARYEIHDVFFCLSPTERVQIISWDRQLLHERALKREEGGTQSRGRSLSAATVKTLERRKSVGSHRRAAERQRGPVGGACGGQARRHSEPRPTLSSRNR; this is translated from the exons ATGGAGAGCTATGAAGACTTCATACGGACCCGGCTGTCGCGACTGCTTGGGAAGGGTAGCGAACAGGGACGGGAGCCGCCGTGCCGCGGTTCGTCTGTCATTTGTTTCCACGGCGTGCCCATCCTGCCTCCGCTG CTGACGGCGGAGAGTCGAGAGGAGATGCTAAAACACAGAACCGACGCACAGGGGGTAGTTGATCGAAGGAATACGTCTGAGATGGGCCGAAGGATGCTGCACCTTCGGGAACTTCTTGACAGCGTTCAG cTGAGGAGAGCCCCGACGCTCCGGGAGTTCCTGGGGGACGGAGCGCTGGCACGGGCCTGCGAGGGGGCGGAGTCCCAGAGGGGTTGCCACGGCGACCCCTCTCCGTCCCGCCCGCTGACCTCCACCGCCCGGGGAGATGCCCCAGGGGCCCCCGGCCTGGCAGCGGAGGGCGATGTCAGCCTCTGGGGCGggtggggcgggcggggggagcggggggagcgggggggggccCCTCGGGGAGCCTCCGAGTTCCTCCCCGCCGCGGAGACGCACGGCGACTTCAGCCACCGGTCGGCGTCGTCCGGGTACGCCACTCACGACAACACAGAGGTCGCGGAGGGTCACGCAGAGGTCGCGGGGGGTCACGCAGAGGTCACGGAGGGTCACGCAGAGGTCGCGGAGGGTCACGCAGAGGTCGCGGGGGGTCACGCAGAGGTCAAGAAAGATCACGCAGAGGTCGTGGGGGGTCACGCAGAGGTCGAGGACAGTTATGCAGGGGTCGC CGTGGGCACGGGTCAGAACACGGGTCAGAGCGCGGGGGGTCTCAGCAGGGCGGGTCTCAGCGGGGCGGGTCTCGGCGGGGTTGGGGGCCCGTCCCGCCTCAGCCTGCAGACCCTGCTGGAGCGCTCGCAGGAGTGCCGGCAGCGGCAGAGACAGCTCCGCAGCGCCAGGGCCCACAGCCGCTCCGACAAGGAGAACCAGCCCGGGCCGGGCCCGCTCCAGCGGGACAGGAGGGAGAGGCGGACCGGCCTGGGGAGGGCCGCGGGGGGCCCCGTCAGAACCAGGGGTCAGGGCCCGGCCCGGCCCAGGGGCCTGGAGCTGGGGGGAAGGAGCAGCAGTGAGGAGGGAGGGTCCCTCTGGGCGGTCCCGGCTGCACACGGGGTCCAGCGGAGGGAACTGGAGGGCCCTTCAGACGAACCCCCTCAGGTCGAGACCCCGCCCGCTGTCCCGGAAGCCACACCTTCTGTCACGAAAGCCCCGCCCCACAACCGGGCAGCCCCGCCCACGGACACAAAAGCCACGCCCACCGGCAGGAagaccccgccccccaccctggAAATCCCGCCCCCCGGCCTGTCGGACAGGTTCGGGTTCGTCCCCAGCCCCCAGTTCTGCACCAGCCCGATTCACTGCAGAAAGACGGGCCGGCCGCCCCCACGGAAGCTTCCGGTGAACACGGCGCTCAGCGCCGGCGGCGGCCACAGGGGGCGCCAGAGTGGC GCCACGCTCACCGACGCCCCGcccaaggaggaggaggaggcccccGCATCCCAGCGTGCCGTGCGGGCAGAGCGGGCGTCGCAGCCCCGCCCCGTCCCCTCCCTGGCCCAGCGGCGCCGTGTCCCGGACCTGTTCCGGAAGGTTCCGGGGGCTGCGGGTTTGCAGCAGGCCCCCGTCCTTCCTGAGGGCGGTAACCAGGACGACCCCTCGGCCAAACGGTCGTACGATGTGGAGACGCCGTCCGCTCTCTGGCCCCAG ggacagggacaggggcagggacacgGGCAGGGGCAAGGGCAGGACTCCCGGGCCAAGCGCAGACTCCTGATGAACACCACGAGCCAGTGGGGCCACAGGCCTCAGTCCAGCACCCCGaaag gcTGGGTCTCCGTGCTGTGCAGTcagcaggctcacacacacacaggaccgcTGCAGGCCCTGCAACACAAGCAAGAGCTacagctgcaggaggtgctGCAG agaCTGTCTCTGCAGGGCGTGTCAGTGTTAGGCCCCTCCCCCAGCTCAGGAGTGAGGTGTGTGGTTACCCGCTCTCCCCTGgagcccctccccctggagcagccctcggagccccgccccctcttacag CCCTGCAGCAGCCGCTGCGCCCCCCCAGCctggcgccccctggtggctgcAGCCGTGAGGGGCTTCCTGACCCGGCGGCTGCTCCGCACCGAGAGACTCGCACAGCTGCAGCGCACCGTCAAG GACTCTCAGCAGGTCCTCCAGGCCCTGCAGGCCCAGACTCCAGGCAGGGGGACCCTGGGGGGCAGACAggacctgctgctgctggagagGGTCCTACTGCAG CTCCGTTCGGCTCGGTATGAAATCCACGATGTCTTCTTCTGTTTGAGCCCCACTGAGCGCGTGCAGATCATCTCCTGGGACCGGCAGCTGCTCCACGAGAGAGCGCTGAAGCGCGAG GAAGGCGGAACTCAGAGCCGGGGGCGGAGTCTGTCTGCAGCCACAGTGAAGACtctggagaggaggaagagtgtggg GTCCCACAGGAGGGCAGCGGAGAGGCAGCGGGGGCCTGTGGGCGGAGCCTGTGGGGGCCAGGCCCGTCGGCACAGTGAGCCCAGACCCACCCTGTCCAGCCGGAATCGATAA
- the LOC133122635 gene encoding gastrula zinc finger protein XlCGF28.1-like: protein MMQAGVCLRQDTETTLPELTEQHRIRLKEEELSGLESETECAAPGLNTLEPECVSAHSGVSDVHHTHTSVIKTEADLGSTHTGDLIKTESPERTELGYVTHLHPDQIKTEAEDGGYHKAENISDLLDIKCVDVKSDQMKCESSESLVSDLMHTVMNGAGVEPWQCGGETISKEETHSLPTQCGDLNHHCNGESPFKCTQCEKSFHTKSYLKTHLRIHTGQTLYKCTQCEKCFFRKYDLNTHLRIHTGEKPYKCTLCEKCFQTTSNLNRHLSCHTGQKTYKCTQCEKCFFRKYDLNTHLRIHTGEKPYKCPRCQKCFHTTANLSRHLRYHTGQKTYKCTQCEKCFFSKYDFTTHLRIHTGEKSYKCEQCEKCFLRKYDLNKHLRIHTGVKPYKCIHCGKCFFRMAQLSSHLRIHTGERPYRCSHCEKCFSAKSNFKRHLRIHTGEN from the coding sequence atgatgcaggcaggagtctgtctgagacaggacactgagacaacactaccagagctcactgagcagcacaggatcagactgaaagaagaggaactcagtggactggagtcagagacagagtgtgctgcaccaggactcaacacactggagccagagtgtgttaGTGCACACAGCGGGGTCAGtgatgtacaccacacacacacatcagtgataaaaacagaagCTGATCTGGGCTCCACCCACACTGGGGATCTTATTAAGACGGAGAGCCCTGAAAGGACAGAGCTGGGATATGTGAcccatctgcatcctgaccaaatcaaaacagaggCTGAAGATGGAGGATACCATAAGGCAGAAAACATCAGTGACCTTCTGGATATTAAATGTGTTGATGTTAAATCTGATCAAATGAAGTGTGAATCCAGTGAAAGTTTAGTGAGTGATCTCATGCACACTGTTATGAATGGAGCTGGTGTTGAACCATGGCAATGTGGAGGAGAGACAATTTCAAAAGAAGAAACCCATTCTCTGCCAACCCAATGTGGGGACTTAAACCATCACTGTAATGGTGAAAGCCCATtcaagtgtacacagtgtgagaagagtttcCATACAAAATCTTATTTAAAAAcccacctgagaattcatacaggtcaAACGCTATACAAGTGTACccagtgtgagaagtgtttttttcgaaaatatgatttaaatacccacctgagaattcatacaggtgaaaaaccctacaagtgtacactgtgtgagaagtgttttcaGACAACATCTAATTTAAATAGACACCTCAGCTGTCATACAGGTCAAAAAACctacaagtgtacacagtgtgagaagtgtttttttagaaaatatgatttaaatacccacctgagaattcatacaggtgaaaaaccctacaagTGTCCACGGTGTCAGAAGTGTTTTCATACAACAGCTAATTTAAGTAGGCATCTGAGATATCATACAGGTCAAAAAACctacaagtgtacacagtgtgagaagtgtttttttaGCAAATATGATTTTACTACCCatctgagaattcatacaggtgaaaagtcATACAAGTGTGAACAGTGTGAGAAGTGCTTTCTtagaaaatatgatttaaataaACACCTGAGAATCCATACAGGTGTAAAACcctacaaatgtattcattgtgggaagtgctttttcCGGATGGCTCAATTAAGTAGCCActtgagaattcatacaggtgaaagaCCCTACAGATGTAGTCATTGTGAGAAGTGCTTTTCTGCAAAATCTAATTTCAAGAgacacctgagaattcatacaggtgaaaactAG